A single Gemmatimonadota bacterium DNA region contains:
- a CDS encoding ABC transporter permease — MFKNYFTTALRNFSRQKTYSLINMAGLSVGLACSFLTFMWVKNEITYDRFHEQGTQIYRVMRNFSTNDKIYTWSAIPMPLANVLVEEYPEITHAILITPRQKLLLSKDNQLCCPESLSSWW, encoded by the coding sequence ATGTTCAAGAATTACTTCACAACTGCGTTGCGTAATTTCTCGCGACAGAAGACGTATTCGCTTATCAACATGGCGGGACTTTCTGTAGGGCTGGCCTGTAGTTTTCTGACCTTTATGTGGGTAAAAAATGAGATTACGTATGACCGATTTCATGAACAGGGCACGCAGATTTATCGGGTGATGCGTAATTTCTCTACAAATGACAAAATTTATACCTGGTCTGCTATTCCCATGCCACTGGCCAACGTTTTAGTAGAAGAATACCCAGAGATTACCCACGCTATTTTAATAACCCCCCGGCAAAAACTTCTCCTATCTAAAGACAATCAATTATGCTGTCCAGAGAGTTTATCAAGTTGGTGGTGA
- a CDS encoding 2-phosphosulfolactate phosphatase — protein MKRKNNVYDQLPYSNRFDWGLRGVRNAVDRGDIVVIVDVLSFSSTVVSAIQHGAIIYPFPMKEGADEFGRLVKAKVLKGRAESLVSGGASLSPISFSEKDKDCRYVLTSLNGALCSRRGRQAPTLLIGCLLNAHAVASAIEEERKKNYSAVSVVACGEHWSDPEEEENYLRPCIEDYLGAGAILAGLDGSKSPEAQVCENGFIASKSHIQQLIEKSSSGVELIEKGFKEDVAFASQLNQFSEVPILVDEHFKKWTKT, from the coding sequence ATGAAAAGAAAAAATAATGTCTATGATCAGCTACCATATTCAAATCGTTTTGATTGGGGGCTGAGAGGTGTAAGAAATGCCGTAGATCGTGGAGATATTGTTGTTATAGTTGATGTATTGAGTTTTTCTTCCACGGTTGTATCTGCTATTCAACATGGGGCGATAATTTATCCATTCCCAATGAAAGAAGGTGCTGACGAGTTTGGTCGACTCGTCAAGGCGAAGGTCTTGAAGGGAAGAGCAGAATCGTTGGTAAGTGGTGGAGCCTCTTTATCTCCTATTTCATTTAGTGAAAAGGATAAAGATTGTCGATATGTGTTGACATCATTGAATGGTGCTCTGTGTTCAAGACGAGGACGACAGGCACCCACTCTTTTGATTGGCTGTTTGCTTAACGCGCATGCGGTAGCCTCTGCTATTGAAGAAGAACGAAAAAAAAATTACTCCGCCGTTAGTGTGGTCGCTTGTGGGGAACACTGGTCGGATCCTGAAGAAGAAGAGAATTATTTGCGTCCTTGTATCGAAGATTATTTGGGGGCTGGTGCTATTTTAGCCGGGTTAGATGGATCAAAGTCCCCGGAAGCTCAGGTCTGCGAAAACGGATTCATAGCATCTAAATCACATATTCAACAGTTAATCGAGAAATCCAGTAGTGGGGTAGAATTGATCGAGAAAGGCTTTAAAGAGGATGTGGCATTCGCTTCACAACTTAACCAATTTTCCGAAGTACCAATCTTAGTTGATGAACATTTTAAAAAATGGACAAAAACTTGA
- a CDS encoding ABC transporter permease yields the protein MLKNYIAVLIRYLLKNKQYAVLNIAGLAIGMTTVMLIALFVQHEFSYDRSHKDSHLLYRVLRETRSEQGQSTYSERLSGALGLVIREEMPEVNQVVRLHRRDAWIKYQDRVFEQILCLADEGLMEMFHFPVHTGGPAQRVLREPGSILVTQSAAQRFFGSENPIGQVLSVENYLFGGEYRVAGVLKDIPNTSTIFFDFLVSPESLRNEFRYWNTWLPRGAARIEIYLRLSETASLKSLEAKLNDAMLRHMGEEIARTNAYHLQRVNDIYLLSGDQFGILKQTFSYIIKRPYGSLRTVEQASLIGVLILVIAAMNFVNLSTALSISRNREVALRKVVGATRGQLIRQFLGESLLLSLLALLVAFVLTVLTLPVFRSFIDRPLFISSGDFPSIAVSSLGLALIVGLTAGLYPAIFLSGFQPASTLKGGSQLRSSRRGRFRKVLVILQFSISSILIVGTLVISSQLSFIRTQFGFNRDHIVLLPIFQVAGSVEELGPLGTQLKKRFQTIKQGFLEHPNVLKASTSRFYLQDWSAHYKFRTPEMAEFLEMRTFPVDEDFFDLYEIPFVDGKTFPREYTAIAHRERIRTGQEEYFILNEAAVKRLGLAHPVGQLFEWAGRTRGTIIGVVKNFHLRTLHEEIEPAVFTTEHWNMKILHLKIASEGVPETLEFLKKTWHRFLPQRPFDYEFLDARLDFYYREEIRLGQIFGTFSLIAIFVACLGLVGLSSFMIQLRTREIGVRKVLGASVSNIVLLLFSEFSKLVIASNLIALPIAFYLLGRWLESFPYRIQLGIEPFLLSGIITIIASLTTIGFQTFRAATTNPINALRTE from the coding sequence ATGCTGAAGAATTATATCGCAGTCTTGATTCGATACCTGCTGAAAAACAAGCAATATGCTGTACTGAATATCGCGGGACTTGCCATAGGAATGACCACAGTGATGCTTATCGCGCTCTTTGTCCAGCATGAGTTTAGTTATGACCGCTCTCACAAAGATTCTCATCTGCTCTACCGCGTCTTACGGGAGACGCGATCCGAACAGGGTCAATCCACATACTCAGAGCGACTGTCTGGCGCGCTTGGCCTGGTTATTCGGGAAGAAATGCCAGAAGTAAATCAAGTCGTCCGTCTGCATCGGCGTGACGCCTGGATAAAATATCAAGACAGGGTGTTTGAGCAGATCTTATGTCTGGCCGATGAAGGGCTTATGGAGATGTTTCACTTTCCCGTACATACTGGGGGACCAGCCCAGCGAGTGCTCAGGGAACCGGGATCAATCCTGGTAACGCAATCCGCAGCTCAAAGATTCTTTGGAAGCGAGAACCCCATCGGTCAGGTCCTTTCAGTAGAAAACTACTTATTCGGAGGGGAATACCGTGTGGCAGGTGTTCTGAAGGATATCCCGAATACATCTACGATCTTTTTTGATTTTCTCGTCTCTCCGGAGAGTCTGAGGAATGAATTCAGATACTGGAACACATGGCTTCCACGGGGAGCCGCTCGTATTGAGATCTATTTGCGCCTTTCCGAAACCGCCTCTTTGAAGAGCCTTGAAGCAAAGCTGAATGACGCAATGCTGAGACATATGGGCGAGGAGATTGCGAGGACCAATGCCTATCATCTTCAGCGTGTGAACGACATTTACCTGCTCTCGGGAGACCAATTCGGCATTCTCAAACAGACATTCAGCTATATCATCAAACGGCCGTATGGGAGCCTGAGGACCGTGGAGCAAGCCTCGCTCATCGGAGTCCTTATTCTCGTCATTGCCGCAATGAATTTCGTGAATCTATCTACTGCTCTGTCGATCAGCCGAAACAGAGAGGTCGCACTGCGAAAGGTTGTAGGAGCAACCCGGGGCCAACTGATCAGGCAATTCTTAGGGGAGTCCCTGCTGCTGTCCCTGCTTGCGCTACTGGTCGCCTTTGTTCTAACTGTGCTCACGCTACCTGTATTCCGATCCTTTATCGACCGACCTCTGTTCATCAGTTCAGGAGACTTCCCCTCGATTGCAGTTTCGTCACTCGGACTGGCTTTGATTGTCGGCCTTACGGCGGGACTCTATCCGGCCATTTTCCTTTCTGGCTTCCAACCGGCGAGTACCCTCAAAGGCGGCTCTCAGCTTAGATCCAGCAGAAGGGGTCGATTTCGAAAAGTGCTGGTCATTCTTCAGTTCTCAATATCCAGTATTCTGATTGTGGGGACCCTGGTGATATCCAGCCAGCTATCTTTCATCCGCACGCAATTTGGGTTCAATAGAGACCATATTGTCCTGTTGCCAATTTTCCAGGTAGCCGGTAGCGTCGAAGAGCTTGGACCACTCGGAACCCAGTTAAAAAAACGGTTTCAGACGATAAAGCAGGGCTTCCTCGAGCATCCCAATGTTCTGAAGGCTTCAACGTCGCGATTTTATCTACAGGACTGGTCAGCACACTATAAATTCAGAACGCCAGAGATGGCTGAATTTTTGGAGATGCGGACATTTCCAGTGGATGAGGATTTTTTCGATTTATATGAAATTCCGTTCGTGGATGGGAAGACGTTTCCAAGGGAGTACACGGCCATCGCACATCGAGAACGAATCAGGACGGGACAAGAGGAGTACTTCATTCTCAACGAAGCCGCCGTAAAGCGTCTGGGATTGGCGCATCCCGTCGGACAGTTATTTGAATGGGCAGGACGAACGAGAGGAACGATCATCGGCGTTGTGAAAAACTTTCATTTACGCACGCTTCATGAGGAAATCGAGCCAGCCGTGTTCACAACAGAACACTGGAATATGAAAATCCTACATCTGAAGATCGCATCAGAAGGTGTGCCCGAAACCCTGGAATTCCTCAAAAAAACCTGGCATCGTTTTCTCCCTCAGCGTCCGTTCGACTATGAATTCCTCGATGCGCGTTTGGATTTTTACTATAGAGAAGAAATACGACTGGGCCAGATCTTCGGCACATTTTCTTTAATCGCCATCTTCGTTGCTTGTTTGGGACTCGTCGGTCTCTCATCCTTCATGATTCAACTTCGAACCCGAGAGATCGGCGTACGAAAGGTCCTGGGCGCCTCTGTATCAAACATCGTACTATTGCTCTTCAGCGAGTTTTCGAAGTTGGTCATCGCTTCAAATCTCATTGCTTTGCCGATCGCATTCTATCTCCTGGGCCGCTGGCTCGAGAGCTTTCCTTACCGGATTCAATTGGGCATCGAGCCGTTTCTTTTGAGTGGAATCATTACGATCATCGCTTCTCTCACGACAATCGGTTTCCAGACTTTCAGAGCAGCGACAACCAATCCGATAAACGCATTGCGGACAGAATAG
- a CDS encoding ABC transporter permease, whose protein sequence is MILSYLRTSFRNLFRHRLYTLVNILGLAVGMAACILVSLFLQHEFSYDAYHRDIDRIHRVMRLVHPSGGGLPYYPFGTQYRAGHTLVDEIPEIEDMTHFITRPMWAGLEDRGFDVRGTVADPNFLRFFTFPLIDGSQPPELTPGSVYITESFAQKLFGTTDVIGRTLKIYYKWVEGDFYIGGILGDQPATTSGEFVFDILINYEGTTGPITGSPWNRRQWSPTTRFLVLKTFVRLAPDASLSSLRPKLHEFARRHLGNGADPRDTYDLMPLRRQHLYARRDFQLQMDVLDQQDGLVQGDINRCYTFGLVGAIILALACVNFVNLSTARGANRALEVGVRKAVGSTRAQLVTQFLGETVLLAGISAILALAIVELALPTVNSLLISSLQLNAWYIVGTALLALFVGLTAGVYPAVFLSSFAAVQVLKGSGQKIGGRSQLRRSLITFQFAISVVLVIGTLVVWQQTNYIRTRDLGFVKEGLITMPLLKEDRRLREHFESIRDRFEASPDVLGATVSLAPPGYENNIDRSLIRRLDQTDSVNVHFLSVDHKFTEVYDIPILEGRPLALTDKDQFKLLLNETAAQALGGVKPGTVLNFFWLRDFNFTVVGIFKDFHNSSLHNPVRPLMLIYHPWYDYVTVKVRMDNLPKTLDFLASVWKDFVPAHAFKFLFVDDFLNNFYQSEMRTQKAFTYLSGLAIFVACLGLFGLIAYTTEVRTKEIGVRKALGASSGDILILLLKEFAVLITIASLLAWPAAYLFTRSWLDRFAYRIDLDPSVFLVGSLLVLVIAFCTISFQAIRAARANPVDALRYE, encoded by the coding sequence ATGATCTTGAGTTATCTCCGCACATCTTTCCGCAATCTTTTTCGGCATCGCCTTTACACGCTCGTCAACATCCTTGGCCTTGCCGTGGGAATGGCCGCTTGTATCCTCGTCAGTCTGTTCTTGCAGCACGAATTCAGCTATGACGCCTATCATCGGGACATAGACCGCATTCATCGCGTAATGCGACTTGTACACCCATCAGGTGGCGGCCTTCCATACTATCCATTCGGCACTCAATATCGGGCTGGCCACACACTTGTCGATGAAATACCCGAAATTGAGGATATGACCCACTTTATCACGCGGCCCATGTGGGCTGGTCTCGAAGATCGCGGCTTTGATGTGCGCGGTACTGTGGCCGATCCCAATTTCCTGCGCTTTTTCACCTTTCCATTAATTGACGGAAGCCAGCCACCCGAATTAACACCTGGATCTGTCTATATCACAGAAAGTTTTGCACAAAAGCTCTTTGGCACCACAGACGTTATCGGGAGAACGCTCAAGATTTACTACAAGTGGGTGGAAGGCGACTTCTACATCGGCGGTATTCTCGGCGACCAGCCAGCTACCACATCGGGTGAGTTTGTGTTTGACATTTTAATCAATTATGAAGGGACCACGGGACCCATAACAGGTTCACCATGGAATCGAAGGCAATGGTCTCCCACAACAAGATTTCTCGTTCTAAAAACCTTTGTTCGACTCGCGCCTGATGCTTCCCTGTCATCTCTTCGCCCCAAGCTCCATGAATTTGCACGCCGTCATCTGGGCAATGGCGCAGACCCGCGTGACACCTACGACCTTATGCCCTTGCGTCGTCAGCATTTATATGCCCGACGCGATTTTCAATTACAGATGGATGTGTTGGACCAGCAGGACGGTCTTGTGCAGGGGGACATCAACCGCTGCTATACTTTTGGCCTTGTAGGAGCAATCATTTTGGCACTGGCATGTGTCAATTTCGTAAACCTATCCACAGCACGGGGAGCGAACCGCGCCCTGGAAGTGGGTGTGCGCAAGGCCGTGGGATCCACACGCGCTCAGCTTGTCACCCAGTTTCTCGGAGAGACGGTTCTCCTCGCCGGGATATCGGCTATTTTGGCACTTGCTATTGTCGAACTTGCCCTTCCTACAGTCAACAGCCTGCTAATTTCTTCTTTACAGCTAAACGCCTGGTACATCGTCGGTACTGCATTGCTCGCACTCTTTGTCGGCCTAACCGCCGGTGTCTATCCAGCGGTATTTCTATCATCTTTTGCTGCTGTGCAAGTTCTAAAGGGATCAGGACAGAAGATCGGCGGACGGTCCCAACTCCGTCGGAGTCTGATAACTTTCCAATTTGCCATTTCGGTGGTCCTCGTCATTGGTACGCTCGTTGTCTGGCAACAAACAAACTACATTCGCACACGCGACCTCGGATTTGTGAAAGAAGGCTTGATTACCATGCCCCTGCTCAAAGAAGACCGACGCTTGCGCGAGCACTTTGAAAGCATTCGAGACCGTTTTGAAGCAAGCCCCGACGTTTTGGGCGCGACTGTTTCTCTGGCTCCGCCCGGTTATGAAAATAATATTGATCGCTCGCTAATCAGACGGCTGGACCAGACGGATTCCGTGAATGTCCACTTCTTGTCGGTGGATCACAAATTTACCGAGGTCTATGACATCCCCATCCTTGAAGGCAGGCCATTGGCTTTAACTGACAAAGACCAATTCAAATTGCTCCTGAACGAAACAGCCGCTCAGGCACTGGGCGGTGTAAAACCGGGTACAGTTCTGAACTTCTTTTGGCTGAGGGATTTCAATTTCACTGTAGTAGGTATTTTCAAAGACTTTCACAACAGCAGTCTGCACAATCCCGTGCGACCCCTGATGCTTATATATCATCCATGGTACGATTATGTCACCGTCAAAGTGCGTATGGACAACCTGCCCAAAACACTGGACTTTCTCGCATCAGTCTGGAAGGATTTTGTACCGGCTCACGCCTTCAAATTCCTCTTCGTCGATGATTTTTTAAACAACTTCTACCAGAGCGAGATGCGTACCCAGAAAGCCTTCACCTATCTTTCTGGCCTGGCCATTTTTGTCGCCTGTCTGGGGCTTTTCGGCCTGATTGCCTATACCACAGAAGTTCGCACCAAAGAAATCGGTGTTCGCAAAGCCCTTGGGGCGTCGTCTGGCGATATTCTAATTCTCCTACTGAAAGAATTTGCGGTACTCATTACCATCGCAAGTTTGCTGGCATGGCCTGCCGCATATCTCTTCACCCGTTCCTGGCTAGATCGTTTTGCCTACCGAATTGATCTGGATCCGAGCGTATTTCTCGTCGGAAGCCTGCTGGTGCTTGTGATCGCATTTTGCACCATCAGCTTTCAAGCCATCCGCGCTGCACGCGCCAATCCAGTTGACGCGCTGCGTTACGAGTGA
- a CDS encoding class I SAM-dependent methyltransferase, which produces MSSKDYFDRVAQDWDEMRENFFSDEVREEALSTAAVQKGKIAADIGAGTGFISEGLIQAGLQVIAVDQSEAILKEMKKKFVDIETIDYRVGQAQTLPIPDATVDYAFANMYLHHVESPPEAIAEMVRILKPVGKLVITDLDEHEFDFLREEHHDRWMGFKRADIEKWFQSAGLRDIDIDSIGTCCEAQSSCGSEFASIGIFIASGGK; this is translated from the coding sequence ATGAGCAGTAAAGACTATTTTGATCGCGTTGCCCAGGACTGGGACGAAATGCGCGAAAATTTCTTCTCCGATGAAGTCAGGGAAGAAGCACTTTCTACCGCTGCTGTCCAAAAAGGCAAAATTGCCGCTGATATCGGGGCGGGCACAGGCTTTATCTCTGAAGGCCTGATACAGGCGGGACTTCAGGTCATTGCGGTGGATCAGTCTGAAGCAATTCTAAAAGAAATGAAGAAAAAATTTGTGGACATTGAGACGATTGACTATCGCGTTGGACAAGCCCAAACCTTGCCCATTCCCGATGCAACAGTTGACTATGCTTTTGCCAACATGTATCTCCACCACGTTGAATCCCCGCCAGAAGCAATCGCAGAAATGGTCCGAATCCTGAAGCCCGTTGGTAAACTGGTGATCACAGACCTGGACGAACACGAATTTGACTTCTTGCGAGAAGAACACCACGACCGCTGGATGGGTTTCAAAAGAGCAGATATCGAGAAATGGTTTCAGAGCGCGGGACTGAGAGACATAGATATTGACAGCATCGGCACATGTTGCGAAGCGCAGTCGAGTTGTGGCAGCGAGTTTGCCAGCATCGGGATATTCATAGCTTCGGGTGGGAAATAA
- a CDS encoding methyltransferase yields the protein MKHTSHQTTLRDDATYGLGEITLQHPPETSPITPATRISIEAIGVHKHLLHGIGIDWGCGGGCLSIAASRIPEVNRIIGFDITEDNVATASENARLNRVEAKTKFMRSNSFDPFSDTDRRELESLKGKVNFILANPPSSENDDGFEYRRIVLRGAREFLVSGGCVFLSISYQYGMPRITNLEKDVPGFHHEGVLATTDCVPFDLARPDLMHCLESYALEEDRGGLEYTFCNPLQPSESLDARASLKLFNQTQHSPLSRWQTHLFRYS from the coding sequence ATGAAACACACATCACACCAGACCACTCTAAGAGACGATGCGACGTACGGACTTGGAGAAATCACGCTTCAACACCCTCCCGAAACGTCTCCTATTACCCCAGCCACTCGTATCTCAATCGAGGCAATCGGCGTACACAAACACCTGCTTCACGGCATTGGCATCGATTGGGGATGCGGCGGCGGATGTCTCTCCATCGCTGCCAGTCGGATTCCCGAAGTGAACCGCATAATTGGATTCGACATCACTGAAGACAATGTGGCGACAGCCAGCGAGAACGCGCGATTGAACAGGGTCGAAGCCAAGACCAAATTCATGCGCTCCAACTCCTTCGATCCATTTTCCGACACGGACCGCCGCGAACTGGAAAGCCTGAAAGGAAAAGTGAATTTTATCCTGGCCAACCCACCATCCAGCGAGAACGATGACGGATTCGAATACAGAAGAATCGTCCTGCGCGGTGCCAGAGAATTCCTGGTCAGCGGGGGTTGTGTATTCCTCAGCATCTCCTATCAGTACGGCATGCCGCGGATCACCAACCTGGAGAAAGATGTCCCGGGATTCCATCACGAAGGCGTTCTGGCGACCACGGATTGTGTTCCATTTGATCTTGCGCGACCAGACCTGATGCACTGTTTGGAATCATACGCGCTTGAAGAAGACAGAGGCGGACTCGAATACACCTTCTGCAACCCGTTGCAGCCATCTGAAAGCCTGGACGCTCGAGCTTCTTTGAAGCTGTTCAATCAAACGCAACACAGCCCCTTATCGAGATGGCAAACCCATCTATTCAGGTATTCCTGA
- a CDS encoding ABC transporter permease, whose amino-acid sequence MLWNYLTVGFRNLRRHAFYSLLNILGLAVGIACMLLAVLYVGYQFRFDQHHEKNDRIYRVIRKIKDVSGERYDLGTKPVASHLRGKFPEVEAVTRMLVREMWASNEEHGFNTRVCITDAEMFDVFTLPMVVGDPKTGLNDPHTAFLSQTLAHKLFGEEDPIGRTVNIHYKWFKGDFTITGILKNQPKTSNDKLQFDFLTTTYPQPSEQYPENGWRRLVWDEWPSNWFIGPLRTYVLVHQGADVAELQEKLHAFAADHQLAGPERYDFYLQPLDRIHLYSMQDYGTAEINAGDITRCYTLLFIGLLVLLIACINYINLITARSASRLREVGMRKVVGATRLQLMGQFLGESLIIVLLAGVLAVLFASDALPFFNDFMGVDLHLIDAGSVFVLALSLCVLLGTGLLAGSYPAFILSAFEPVRALKGTLQSRHMSLNQLMVVLQFGISVVLIITTLVVHNQLTFVRSKELGFEKEHTVIMPFFLRDRGLRPKAETIVNEFRAQPGVLKASAFHTPPGQIGPDRRILHAEGHGDATFKLYWNGIDDNYLDLFGLSIVSGRSLVGMPPFRQIDENKWEVSALINETAARELGWDDPVGKSLFYANGRVQVQVIGMVKDYHNQSLHHGIAPLILENSPSLHWVAVRLSPGDLRTQLATLESVWKQFLPDRPFEYKFFDEVLDAYYQSEITLQKVCGVFAALSIFISCLGMLGLIAFATQQRTKEIGIRKVLGASEGKIILLLTRKFLWLTVIANVIGWPVAYYLMSSWLNDFAYRIELGPLMFIATGLLTLGIVIVTVCGQAWRAACANPVDALRDD is encoded by the coding sequence ATGCTCTGGAATTACCTCACCGTAGGATTCAGAAATCTGCGGCGGCACGCCTTCTATTCCCTGCTGAATATCCTGGGACTGGCTGTGGGCATTGCGTGCATGTTGCTGGCGGTATTGTATGTGGGTTATCAGTTTCGTTTTGACCAGCACCACGAAAAGAACGACCGCATTTACAGGGTCATCCGAAAAATCAAAGATGTCAGCGGCGAGCGCTACGACCTGGGAACAAAGCCCGTTGCCTCGCATCTGCGCGGTAAATTCCCCGAAGTTGAGGCAGTGACCCGAATGCTGGTCAGGGAAATGTGGGCATCTAACGAGGAGCACGGTTTCAATACGCGCGTTTGCATAACCGATGCGGAGATGTTCGATGTCTTCACGCTTCCAATGGTAGTCGGCGATCCCAAAACCGGACTCAACGATCCCCATACCGCGTTTCTCTCCCAGACATTGGCTCACAAGCTATTCGGCGAGGAAGACCCGATAGGTCGGACCGTCAACATTCACTACAAGTGGTTTAAGGGCGATTTCACAATCACCGGTATTCTGAAGAACCAACCAAAGACATCAAATGACAAGCTACAGTTCGATTTTCTCACCACCACATATCCACAACCATCGGAACAATATCCAGAAAACGGATGGCGACGACTGGTGTGGGACGAGTGGCCCTCAAATTGGTTTATCGGACCATTGCGGACTTATGTACTCGTGCATCAGGGAGCCGATGTTGCTGAACTGCAAGAAAAACTACACGCTTTTGCAGCCGACCACCAGCTTGCCGGACCTGAACGCTATGATTTCTATTTACAACCGCTCGACCGCATCCACCTGTACTCGATGCAGGATTACGGCACAGCGGAGATCAATGCCGGGGATATCACGCGCTGTTATACGCTGCTATTCATTGGACTACTCGTGCTGTTGATCGCCTGCATCAATTACATCAACCTGATAACGGCGCGGTCAGCCAGCCGGCTGCGCGAAGTTGGCATGCGCAAGGTCGTGGGCGCAACACGGCTGCAATTAATGGGTCAATTTTTGGGCGAGTCCTTGATCATCGTCTTATTAGCAGGCGTGCTGGCGGTATTATTTGCCTCCGATGCACTGCCCTTTTTTAATGACTTCATGGGCGTTGATCTGCATTTGATCGACGCTGGCTCAGTATTCGTCCTGGCGCTTTCATTATGCGTATTATTGGGCACGGGCCTGCTCGCCGGGAGCTACCCGGCATTTATCTTATCGGCATTTGAGCCGGTTCGCGCGTTAAAAGGCACGCTGCAATCTCGGCACATGAGTTTGAACCAACTGATGGTCGTGCTGCAATTCGGCATATCTGTGGTCTTGATTATCACGACACTGGTGGTGCATAACCAGCTTACATTCGTGCGTTCAAAAGAACTGGGATTTGAAAAGGAACACACCGTCATAATGCCGTTCTTCTTGCGAGATCGCGGACTGCGGCCAAAGGCAGAAACCATCGTCAATGAATTTCGCGCACAACCGGGTGTGTTGAAGGCGTCGGCATTTCACACGCCGCCTGGACAGATCGGTCCGGATAGACGCATTCTGCACGCCGAAGGGCATGGCGATGCGACATTCAAGCTGTACTGGAACGGTATTGATGACAACTATCTCGATCTGTTCGGATTGTCCATTGTATCAGGCAGGAGCCTTGTTGGTATGCCTCCCTTTCGCCAAATCGACGAAAACAAATGGGAAGTTTCCGCATTGATCAATGAGACAGCTGCACGGGAACTCGGATGGGACGATCCCGTGGGTAAGTCTCTTTTTTATGCCAATGGTCGGGTTCAGGTGCAGGTAATCGGCATGGTTAAGGATTACCACAACCAGTCGCTGCACCACGGCATTGCACCCCTGATATTGGAAAACTCACCCAGTTTGCATTGGGTCGCCGTACGCCTATCACCTGGGGACCTGAGGACACAACTCGCCACGCTGGAAAGCGTGTGGAAGCAGTTTTTGCCGGACCGGCCCTTTGAGTATAAATTCTTCGACGAAGTGCTCGATGCGTATTACCAGTCGGAGATAACGCTGCAAAAAGTGTGCGGAGTTTTTGCAGCGCTGTCCATCTTTATCAGTTGTTTGGGAATGCTCGGATTGATCGCGTTTGCCACACAACAGCGCACCAAAGAGATCGGCATACGCAAAGTACTCGGTGCATCAGAGGGCAAAATCATTCTATTGCTGACCCGCAAGTTCCTGTGGCTAACTGTCATAGCCAATGTGATCGGATGGCCAGTGGCGTACTATCTCATGTCCTCCTGGCTCAATGATTTCGCCTACCGCATCGAACTGGGACCACTCATGTTCATTGCCACAGGGCTATTGACACTGGGAATTGTAATTGTGACCGTGTGCGGACAAGCCTGGCGTGCGGCCTGCGCCAATCCAGTTGATGCGTTGCGGGATGATTAA